The nucleotide window TTTATACAATATCGTTGGTTTAAGTTACGCTGTTACAGGACATATGCATCCGCTTTTTGCCGCTATCATTATGCCAATCAGCTCGATCACAGTGGTTACCTTTACAACACTTTCAACCTGGATTTTAGGTCGGAAATATTTCAAAAAACAGGCGTAAAAGCCCTTATTTAGACTGATTTTAAATTAGCTGAAATCGGCATTTCGTGATGAATGTCATTATTTTTCACTAAATTTGAACCCCGAAAATAGGTTAATTTTGTTGTCCAATGGATATTCTATATTTAATGATCCTCTGCAGTGTTTCTTTAGCTGCGATTTTCTTGGTCGTATTTATAGTGTATGCCCGAAAAGGACAGTTTGAGGATGATGAATCTCCTGCTGTCAGAATCCTTTTTGATGATGAAAAAGTCAAAGAAAATGATGAGACCGGCGACAAAAGTAAAGACGAGAAAGAAATAGGAGAAAATAATAAAAATTGAGAAAAATAGTGAATAGTTGATATGGAAACACAAAAGTTTAGTTATGACAACAGTATTGTCCGTGCGTTCCTATATGCGACCATTGTCTTTGGTCTTATAGGTTTCACATTCGGGCTTACGGCGGCATTAATGCTTTTCTACCCAGAGTTACCTGAATTCTTTTTCGGGACAGATGATACGACCATTAAAAGTTTGGCATCGGGTAATATTCAAGGGTTAATAAACACACATGGTGCATTTGGTTTTGGTAGAATCAGAATGCTGCATACCAATACCGTAATCTTTGCATTCGTTTGTAACATTGTTTACACGGGTATTTATTACTCATTACAAAGATTATTAAAAACAAGAATGTACAGTGATACATTGTCATGGCTACATTTCTGGACTTGGCAGTTTATGATCGTTGCTACGTTCATTACGTTCTTTATGGGGATCAATACCTCTAAAGAATATGCTGAGCACG belongs to Chryseobacterium gleum and includes:
- the ccoS gene encoding cbb3-type cytochrome oxidase assembly protein CcoS, whose product is MDILYLMILCSVSLAAIFLVVFIVYARKGQFEDDESPAVRILFDDEKVKENDETGDKSKDEKEIGENNKN